A segment of the Gossypium hirsutum isolate 1008001.06 chromosome D10, Gossypium_hirsutum_v2.1, whole genome shotgun sequence genome:
CTTTAGGTAGAACTTTTTGTTGTTGCTGTAACTTTAAGTGCAAAGGCCAATGGCCAAATGGACATACATCAACAAAATTCTGTTTGAAAGCCCCATATGGATAATAGTACCAAAATATGAACAAAATCTACATAAGTAAACAAATAAATGTGCAGATTAGTACATGCCACACACCTATTCATCAAATCAATCAAGGCTACATACTTTATTTCCCCATCAAGGAAAAATGGCAAAGGACCCATCtttccctctttttcttttttttttgatgatGTGCATATTTATGTGATCCGGAAACAGTAGTAAAGCAAATCGAAATTAATTATGACTACTAAGGCCCTCATCATTTATTGATCTTAAGCCTTTATTTCAGACCTGAGCTAGATTATGTTGTCTTGGTCCATGTTAATGTTTAACATATTCCTATGACATGGCCCAGAAATGCACCAacaagaaattttcttttctacctgGTTGAGTACTTCTATACGTGCCTTGCCAACGTGTGTGCTTGATCGGACCACTTTGTATTTGCAAACTGCAGAGATTATCATGTTGAAAGTGAGAGGCAACAGGGTGTTGAGAACTTCTATCGAACCAATCATATCAACCAGACATATGACTTTGTATGTAATCTTGTGCTTCTATGTCCCATCACTTTTTATCTTCCCTGACACAAGTATGGACTAAATAGATTCAACTCAATTTGCAGGTCAAGAGAATGAGAGAAGAGTACGGAAATTTAGACAAGGTGGAGATGAGCATATGGGAATGCTGTGAGCTTCTTAATGATGTGGTTGATGAGAGTGACCCTGACTTGGATGAGCCTCAGATTGAACACTTGCTGCAAACAGCTGAGGCTATCCGAAAGGACTATCCTGATGAGGATTGGCTGCACCTCACAGGCCTTATCCATGGTAATTATTTGggactttttttattatttttttcttgagATTCTAGAATTAAGATTCATGGTTTGCAGAATATGTGTATTATTAACTAATGTTCTGTTTGTTTATGGGGTTTAGACCTTGGAAAAGTGCTTCTTCATCCTAGCTTTGGAGGGCTTCCTCAGTGGGCTGTTGTAGGTGAGTCTGGTTTACTATTTGCAATAGTTTATAATAGTACTTCATTgtatttataaatatcaaatcaTGATCCTTGGTGTTTTAGGTGATACATATCCTGTTGGCTGTGCTTTTGACAAATCAATTGTTCACCACAAGGTAATTCCTTTTGGGTTTTAAACCTTTATATCATAAAAAGAACAAGGTTATATATATCTTTTCATCTTATAGTCTCTGATCCTAGTATATCGTGGCTACAGTATTTTGAGGAAAATCCAGACTTCCACAACCCTGCTTACAACACTAAATATGGAGTGTACTCAGAGGGCTGTGGACTTAACAATGTTATGATGTCATGGGGGCATGATGACTACATGTATCTGGTAGGATATGAATTCCGACGCCTTCTTTTTAGTATCGAGAAATGCGACGATACGAACTAATTTTGGAATCTATAATATATTCAGGTGGCTAAAGAGAACGATACAACTCTGCCATCAGCAGCCCTTTTCATTATCAGATACCATTCATTCTATGGTAAGTACCGAGTCCCCAGTTTAAAAAGCTCCAGGTCTTCGAAGCCTTATTTCAATTCCAATTTATATACTGAACCGAGTCACTTGCCTTTATGTTGCAGCCTTGCATAGGTCAGGGTCATACAAGCAACTGATGAACGGGGAGGATGTCGAGAATCTCAAGTGGCTCGAAATATTCAAGTATGACATGGATTCCAATCACAGTACCTACAGCCCATTTCCTTATCCTGATTTCTACCCTGTACTGAATGTTTTTTTTGGTCAACTTACAATTTGTGCAGCAAATATGATCTTTACAGCAAGAGCAAAGTTCGCATCGATGTCGAAAAGGTGAAGCCATACTATCTCTCCCTCATAGAAAAGGTAAGAACAATTTGAAACTTGAGTTAATTCCTCCTAATCCTCATCATATGTCCTGCAATTGCAATTTTGTTTATTCCCCTGCAGTACTTCCCGGCAAAACTAAGATGGTGAATCCTTGTTCTTTCTCACTCGCCACTTCAATTCCTGGGCAGCTGGGCTCTAAGATGGTCAACTAGCTAGCGTGCTTGTATATAGAGAATAATTTGATGACTGAGATGTTATCATAGTTGCTTTGCCAACAGCCTGTATAAAAAATAATGGCTGCAATGAGTTTATCTATTTGCCTTGTCATGAAAGTAATTCTAGCGTTTCAACAATTGTCCACCAATATTATTTGATATCAAGCATATTTCTGTATCATGATAACATCAACCACAGCATTGACTGAAAAAAACCGACGAATATTTaagataatatattaaaaatgaaaagtcAAATACTTGGTAAAATGTGTactcatttatatattaaaataaaatcaataaactCCTTAGTCCAACATTTTTTTTTCCTGAAGACGACAAAATTGTCGGTAatagattcatttatttttattttattcgaaAACTTTGTTTTAACACTTCATCAAATGAAAATacacacaaaaaataataatatttgcgTTAATCGAGAGAAGCATCTGACCCAGAGTAAGCTGTAACCTGTGTAATGAAAAGAATAACAAAATGAACAAGTGTaggtgaaataaaatagaaaaattactgATGGACCAAAAACTTGTCATGTTTTGGACTGGAAAATTGGtactcaaataaaaaatatgcaagTTGCAGACGACTTTCATATATATCCATATCTAAGACTTCATTAAGAAGTACATATAAATATGGTGGATTTGTAGTTTTGTACCATCAAATCCTATTATCACACTGTTTTGAAGTCGCTGACAAATATGGCAGGGGAGTACCCAAGATCTGTACTAATAGTCCTTGTTATTTTCTCTCTGGTTGTGTCTCCCATGTTACCTTGTGCTACGGCTCGTCCTCATGGTACAAACCTGTAAACCACTACATATATTCCTGACCAGAAAATTTGAGGCAGTTTGTCTAAGGgcattgattttttaatattgaTATTCTCTGTTACAGTTGTATGTCCTGCTTGTGTATGTTGCGGGCCTCCACCACCAGGCGGAGCCTGCTGTAGCTGCGGATGCGCTTCGGTTCAATCTCCACCCTCCGAAATGGCAACTCCTTGAGATAGATTACTGGATTTTAGTTGCTTCAGGGATCCATTTAGTAGCTCCATAaatgatccttttttttttcttttcgttttctGTGTGTTTTTCTGGAATAAATAATGGTATCCTTGAATTGAATATGCTATAATTTTTCGGCATGCAATTTTTATCTGGTTTttagggataaatattaaaattatatataaattttgatttaagtattatttgatacatgaattttaatctgggataattatatatatggaggtttaatgataatttaaatatatacatcaatTTATCTTTTATATTGGATAAACCTAATTACTTATAtatgcaaaatattaaaataaaataatattatataaataattatgttaacaatttatgaaaattgaataaatcaacatttaatataattttatcatattctattatttttaatattcacTTTATCGGTGAACATCGTTACTATGCTTAAGGGGAAAAaattaagaacaaataaaaaaaaccaattgTTTGGTTTGCTTTTATTTAGGTCAATTGCTAATAGTATAGAAACAACTAATATTTGAGAGCCAACAGTTGATGGAACAGTGGGTGTAGTCAAAATTGCATCTAAGAACAACCTAGTGGATTCGTTTACCAAGCCTCTTGTGGGTAGGAGTTTTGAGAAATATGTAGAGGGTATATGAATCCGAAATATGATTTGTCTACCTCACTAAGGTAAGTGAGAGATTGTTAGGAtttagtgccctaagtgtagtgtATTTGTcattatacttgtaatttttcgaataGACTGATTTAAATGAAATTCCatcatatatttatatcattTGTATGTCTTcaacaaattttacgtggaaaacaaaatgtaaacaaatattgagttattgattatcaaatgtttaactaatattaagttgtatTATGTGATCGGATCATAATGCAAGAAgataatttatattagtagataatcaaAACAATTTGTAGTCTAattgaaattgagcaaattgattgaaagactatTATGTTGAATATTAAGTCCAGTGGGAGAAATGTCTTGTTTTGAGCATTGAAGCTAATGACTCCTagaaaataaagacataaatgtcATTGTTTGGGTTGACAATACATCAAACAATATCCAAGTTGAATTTATCCTAAatctatttatgaatttattcacttatgacatCCATAGTGTGATATACCTTAATTTTGGTTGGATGATGCATTATATATgggtgacttgtatactttgatatattgaaagcctaagttcaaacagataaggaaccgaaagttgaTAGGTTGGGTATATGTCTTCTACATGATGTAGCATCATTCCACAACTATAACACCCCTATACCCGGTTCGATCCAAAgaacctgatataggaatattacatttggtgccaaagtgattttggctaatcactactatatttaaacattaaaaaaattcataaattatatttttgtccctactacttggaacacacttgatgtaacaacctgattttaggcctagccgaaatagtggtttcgggaccacaaattcgacgaggaaaaaatttatttttattatatttttatggtctacgaattcttgaaatatttttttgaaaatttcgttcgaaaattttgacatttgggcactcaatttagtcaaaaggactaaattgtaaaaagtgtaaaagttgagttatacatgttagaggtgtccaattgttatgaaactttaaattgg
Coding sequences within it:
- the LOC107916332 gene encoding inositol oxygenase 1, with protein sequence MTILIDQLDFGIEAGFNKADDVEKEAVLNGGFMMPHTNSFGHTFRDYHVESERQQGVENFYRTNHINQTYDFVKRMREEYGNLDKVEMSIWECCELLNDVVDESDPDLDEPQIEHLLQTAEAIRKDYPDEDWLHLTGLIHDLGKVLLHPSFGGLPQWAVVGDTYPVGCAFDKSIVHHKYFEENPDFHNPAYNTKYGVYSEGCGLNNVMMSWGHDDYMYLVAKENDTTLPSAALFIIRYHSFYALHRSGSYKQLMNGEDVENLKWLEIFNKYDLYSKSKVRIDVEKVKPYYLSLIEKYFPAKLRW